TCAATATTTTATTATCTTTAGTATTAACTACATATTGATATATGTAACGAGTTTTTTCAGTATTTGCAATAAATCCTAGCTTCGACGCTAACAGTATCGCCGCTTTATTGGTTGGGCTTATTTGCATATAAATAGTTTTTATCTCTAGGGCTATTAACTTGGCGACAATAGCTCGCATAACTTCTAATGCCACACCTATATTTTGAAACTTCAACAATAATATAACCCCAATTTCAGCCTTTTTATTAACAAAGTCAATGTAAGGCATACCACTAATGCCATATTCTATTAAACTGTTTTTATTCTTTAGCAGTAAAATTAAACTGTCGCATTGCTGCTGTTTTTGCTTTCGTAGCATAGTGTTAAGCATCGCAGCAGTTTGTACATAAGAAAATGGAGCTGCAATATAGTGCATGGTATTACTGCAACCATACAATTTAGCTAAAAACGGCAGCGTGGTGTGGTCTACTGGTTTCAGGCTCAGCCTTGGTGTTGTAAATGTAAAATAATTTAAGATGTCGTCAGTTGTTTTCAGTAGCATTACTGACCTGCTCAGCCGTTGTTAAGGCTTCTAACCGTGTGAGTAATGCTGAATTCAGCTGCATTTTTTGACTAGGAGGGATGACTAAAGTGGTTTTAAAATCCATTGTTGCTAATGGCAGGTCAGCTAAGGCTAAATATTCAATCCGAGGCTGTTGCAGCGGTAGCGTAATGGCTTCATATAAAATCACCTGATGTTGCAGCGGATAATATTCTGCCAGTAATTGTACTAATAGTTGTTTATATTCAGCACCGGTACTAAATTTAGCTAAACTTCGGTCACCTGCTACACCCACTTGCCATAATATTAAGTAAGCCGCGTTATCAATAGTGCGTTTATAAAACATAAACTGGCTGGTTTCATAGTGCTGACAGCCAAACTGACCGGGATCGATGGCTAAATCGGCTATCAAACAATCTTCAGCGGATATACCAGGCTCCATATATGCCTTAAACCCTAATTTTTTAGCTTGTTTAATCGCATTATGCGGCACCCAAGCAAATACACCGGGATGGCCATAAAATGCGCCAACAACGTTGCGCTGCTGTTTAACTTGCGCCAGCATCACGTCAACCATCTGCTGATAAGTTTCCATCCGTGACTTACCTTCACAATAGAATGGCTGCAATGAACGCACGTCAGGATTCATCTGGCTGATCCATTGTTCAGTAACACCGTCTGACACTAACACGAATACCACATCGGCTTGCTCAATATGGCTTCGTGAAATTGGACTAATATGCGCCCCTAATGTCATGCCCGTGCCGACACAAACTAAGCTTCCTTTTTGCAACATATTCCCTGTTTGCTTATTTGTATAATTTAACAGCAGTCTAGCATTGCCTATACTCAGGTTGAACTATTTTTTACCTTAGGTTTATTACAATAGGCTCAATTTAAGTATTTGCGCTAAATACGTTATTAACAAAATTTTTAGCATCCTGCTCTAGTTGTAACAAATGCGCTTGGTCAACAAAGCTTTCCAAGTATATTTTATAACTGGCTTCAGTGCCTGATGGCCGCGCGGCAAACCAACCATTACGAGTAGCTACCTTTACGCCACCAATATCAGCTTTATTTCCAGATGCGCTGGTTTGCACAGATACAATTTCATCACCAGCCAAATGGGTTTGGCTAACGCTATTTACATCTAGTTTTTTTAACGCTGTTTTTTGTTCTAAACTGGCAGCAACATCTATACGTTGATATAAAGGCGCGCCTAATTCTCGGGTTAATGCTTGATATTGTTGATAAGGATCAACCCCGGTTTTCGCTAACATTTCTGCTGCTAATAAACCTAAAATAAAACCATCTTTATCGGTACTCCACACAGTACCGTCTAAGCGTAAAAAGCTGGCGCCGGCACTTTCTTCGCCTGCAAAAGCAAGTTTAGCCTGATGCAAACCCTCAACAAACCATTTAAAACCCACGGGAACTTCATATAACTGACAGCCACGGCTGGCAACAACTCTGTCAATTAAGGCACTTGAAACCAAGGTTTTACCTATTGCTAAATCAGTTGACCAACCTGGTCTATTAGCCAATAAATAGTTAATAGCAGTTGCAAGATAGTGGTTAGGGTTCATTAATCCACCGCTTGCGGTAACGATACCGTGGCGGTCAAAATCAGGATCATTGCCTATCGCAATATCATACTGATTTTTTAGCTGAATTAAGTTAGCCATGGCATAAGCTGAAGAGCAATCCATACGGATTTTGCCGTCTTTATCTAATGGCATAAAAGCAAAAGCAGCATCAACCTTGTCATTTACCACAGTAAGATTTAAACCATAACGCTCAGCAATACGTGGCCAATAGGCAATACCCGAGCCACCCATTGGATCAACGGCTATGCGAATATTGGCTTTAGCAATGGCTGCCATATCCACAACATTTTCTAAATCATCAACATAATGTTGTATATAATCAATATGCTGACAATAACCTGACGCTAAGGCTAATTGATATGGCATCATCTTAACGCCATCTAAGTCTTGGTCTAATAAAGCATTAGCCCGTTGCTCAATCCAGTCTGTGGCATCAGTATCGGCTGGGCCACCATGCGGCGGATTATATTTAATACCACCATCTTCAGGCGGATTATGCGATGGAGTAATAACAATGCCATCAGCCAGCTGCGTAGTCTTACCCTTATTTTGGCCTAAAATAGCATGGGATATAACTGGCGTGGGCGTATAGCCAAGATCTTGTTGAATACAGACTTGGATTTTATTAGCAATTAATACTTCAAGCGCAGTGGCAAAAGCGGCTTCAGATAAAGCATGGGTATCTTTACCTAAAAATAATGGCCCGGTAATACCTTGCTGTTTGCGATAATCGGCAATAGCTTGGCAAATTGCCAATACATGCGGTTCATTAAAGGTCTGCTTTAACGCACTCCCCCTGTGTCCTGATGTGCCAAAGCTTACTTTATGCTCAGGAAACTGCTGTACATCCGGCTCTAATACATAATAGGCTGTCATTAAGCGGCTAATATTAGGTACTAATTCAGCCGGTATTGGCTGCCCCGCTAACGGATGTAATGCCATGATAATTCCTTATAATAAATCGCGAATACGTTCAGCTTCAGCCTCGGTATAACCTAATTTAAGCGCAGCTTCGGTTAACATCATCTTCTTTCGCGTAGTATTAGAGTTGGTCATCACCCAAAATTCGGTATTCGGAATTTGTTTCGGATTAGTACTACTTCCTGCTTCAGATAGTTCATCGTGCGAACGGCCAAAATACAAACGATTACGGCCTTTTATCTCTAATACTGCAGAAAATTGCTTTTTATGTGCTCGGGCCAAAACAGATAATATAAATAAAAATCGGCCAACAACACTAGATTCAGTTTGTAATTCTTGGCGATTAATTAAATCGAATACCGAAACATGCGCTGCAACCTTCGCTGCTTGCTCTGCAGTTGAATCGGCGGCTTGGCTTGTTGCATTAGTATCTGTAGATACATTTGCATCAGAAATAGTCGCATCACCTAACAGCAATCGACGCAAAATATCTGAAGCACTTTCGCCAATTTGCTGGGTTTGTCCCGCAATATACTGGTACAGCTCTTCATCAATTTCGATGGTTTTCATATATTTATTCCACCTACAAAAATTTCCATCATTATATAAAGCCTTATCGACTGACGCCAGCAACATCCTTTGTTAAACTGACGATCATTTAAAATCATTGAGTTTTATATGCTATTACATACCCATTGTACTGGTTCAGGCGATCCTATCGTGCTGATCCACGGCCTATTTGGCAGTTATGAAAACTTAGGTATTATTGCCCGAAGTTTGGCAGAACACTACCATGTAATTAATATTGATGTGCGTAATCATGGTCAATCTCCACATAGCGAGCAAATGACATACGCGTTAATGGCTGAAGATGTAGCAGAAACCCTAGATCATTTAGGCTTATCTAAAGTGTCTATTCTTGGCCATTCTATGGGGGGAAAGATTGCCATGGCATTTGCATTGGCTCACCCAGAGCGCGTTGATAAGCTAATTCTGGCCGATATAGCGCCGGTAGCCTACCCGGCTCGGCATCAGCAAATTTTAGCCGGTTTAAGTGCTGTGCCGCTAAGCCAGATCCAAAGTCGCTCTGATGCTGATAAACATTTAGCTCACTATATTAATGAGCTAGGTGTACGCCAATTTTTATTAAAAAGCTTAGCCATACAAGATGATCATTATAGCTGGCGCTTTAATTTAGCGGCATTAACTGAGCAATACAGCAAGATTAATGGTGAACTAGATCAAAAGGGTAGCTTTACCGGTGAGTGTTTATTTATAAAGGGTGAATTATCCGACTATATTTTAGCTGAACATAAGTCACAAATATTAGCCCAGTTCCCAAAGGCGCAAGTAAAAACGATTCAAGGCACTGGCCATTGGTTACATGCCGAGAAGCCAGCGATTTTCAGCCGACTAGTCCAAGATTTTTTATCGGCTTAACGGCTTAATTAATAGCAATTTATGCTATAGTGCCGTCAAATTTTTACAGCCAGGAGAAACCAAGTTGGCTTTTGAGCAAATTGAAACCCTTGGATTATGGTTGGGTTTATTTATTCTGTATGCTTTTATCGTCATGGCGATTTTAGATGTATTGAAAAAAAGCAATGCCCCGAAATTCGGCCGGTTTTTTGTATGGCTAGTGCTCTTTTTGTCGCCACTGGTATTTATTATCAAAAGCGTAGTACCGTTTTTTCTTGAGTAAGAAGGTTAAGATTAATGGCTAAGATTGCCACTGATCGCACCACTATTGATTTGTTTGCACAAGATAAACGTCCGGGGCGACCAAAAACAAATCCGTTGCCCCGAACGGAACAGCTTAAGCTGAACAAACGCAATCAAATCAAGCGTGATCGCAGTAAAGGTTTAAAACGTATAGAGTTCAAAGTGTCTGATAAATTGTATGAACAGCTAAGTCAGCACGCTAGCGACGCCGATATGACGCGCAGCGCCTATATTGAACATATTTTGACACAAATGTTGACCAGGTAAGAAGGTTAGATAATGGCTACTGTAGGCATATTTTTTGGAAGTGATACTGGTAACACTGAGCATATTGCTAAAATGATCCAGAAAGAGTTAGGCAAGCACTTATTTGATGTGCGTGATATTGCTAAAAGCAGCAAAGAAGATATTGCCGCTTTTGATTTAATTTTATTTGGTATCCCAACTTGGTACTACGGTGAAGCACAGTGCGATTGGGATGATTTTTTCCCAGATTTAGAGCAAGTTGATTTTACCAATAAACTCGTCGCGATTTTTGGCTGTGGTGATCAAGAAGACTACGCTGAATACTTTCTCGATGCTATGGGCACTTTACGTGACATTATCGAGCCTAAGGGCGCCATTATTGTCGGTCAATGGCCTACCGCTAGTTATAATTTCGTTGCGTCTAAAGGCTTAGCAGATGAAGACCATTTTGTCGGTTTAGGTATCGATGAAGACCGTCAACCCGAGCTAACGGAGCAGCGCGTTAAAGATTGGTGTAAACAAATTTATGAAGAGTTAAGCCTGAAAGAGTTTGAAGGTCTTTAACCGTTTCAAGCCAGTAAATTAGTTTACTGGCTTTTTTATAGCTTCTTTAATTTATAACTTCTTTAATTAATAACTACTTTAATTTGGCCGATATTGGCTTTTCTTCCGCACATATAAGGTGCGCAATACTTCGCAAACCACATTGCCCTTGTCGTCTTTAATGTCAATTCTAAACTGCGGAAAGTATTTTTCGCCCTCAGCTGTGGCTTGACTGATTTGTTGCAGTCTGTCTTCCGTTAAATAAAACTCAGCAAAAAGTTTACCTTTGCCTGGCTGTAAAAAATTAATTTCGGCTTGTCTATCCCATACAAAATATTTATTACCCAATACCCCCATCAACATTAACGGATAAATAGGATCGGTCATCGAAAACATTGAGCCACCATATTGGCTGCGATTTATGTTTTTTGTCCATGGCCGAGATTTTAATTCAACTTTACAATA
The sequence above is drawn from the Rheinheimera salexigens genome and encodes:
- a CDS encoding GNAT family N-acetyltransferase — its product is MLLKTTDDILNYFTFTTPRLSLKPVDHTTLPFLAKLYGCSNTMHYIAAPFSYVQTAAMLNTMLRKQKQQQCDSLILLLKNKNSLIEYGISGMPYIDFVNKKAEIGVILLLKFQNIGVALEVMRAIVAKLIALEIKTIYMQISPTNKAAILLASKLGFIANTEKTRYIYQYVVNTKDNKILKG
- a CDS encoding SAM-dependent methyltransferase, which produces MLQKGSLVCVGTGMTLGAHISPISRSHIEQADVVFVLVSDGVTEQWISQMNPDVRSLQPFYCEGKSRMETYQQMVDVMLAQVKQQRNVVGAFYGHPGVFAWVPHNAIKQAKKLGFKAYMEPGISAEDCLIADLAIDPGQFGCQHYETSQFMFYKRTIDNAAYLILWQVGVAGDRSLAKFSTGAEYKQLLVQLLAEYYPLQHQVILYEAITLPLQQPRIEYLALADLPLATMDFKTTLVIPPSQKMQLNSALLTRLEALTTAEQVSNATENN
- the pgm gene encoding phosphoglucomutase (alpha-D-glucose-1,6-bisphosphate-dependent), with translation MALHPLAGQPIPAELVPNISRLMTAYYVLEPDVQQFPEHKVSFGTSGHRGSALKQTFNEPHVLAICQAIADYRKQQGITGPLFLGKDTHALSEAAFATALEVLIANKIQVCIQQDLGYTPTPVISHAILGQNKGKTTQLADGIVITPSHNPPEDGGIKYNPPHGGPADTDATDWIEQRANALLDQDLDGVKMMPYQLALASGYCQHIDYIQHYVDDLENVVDMAAIAKANIRIAVDPMGGSGIAYWPRIAERYGLNLTVVNDKVDAAFAFMPLDKDGKIRMDCSSAYAMANLIQLKNQYDIAIGNDPDFDRHGIVTASGGLMNPNHYLATAINYLLANRPGWSTDLAIGKTLVSSALIDRVVASRGCQLYEVPVGFKWFVEGLHQAKLAFAGEESAGASFLRLDGTVWSTDKDGFILGLLAAEMLAKTGVDPYQQYQALTRELGAPLYQRIDVAASLEQKTALKKLDVNSVSQTHLAGDEIVSVQTSASGNKADIGGVKVATRNGWFAARPSGTEASYKIYLESFVDQAHLLQLEQDAKNFVNNVFSANT
- the seqA gene encoding replication initiation negative regulator SeqA, producing the protein MKTIEIDEELYQYIAGQTQQIGESASDILRRLLLGDATISDANVSTDTNATSQAADSTAEQAAKVAAHVSVFDLINRQELQTESSVVGRFLFILSVLARAHKKQFSAVLEIKGRNRLYFGRSHDELSEAGSSTNPKQIPNTEFWVMTNSNTTRKKMMLTEAALKLGYTEAEAERIRDLL
- a CDS encoding alpha/beta fold hydrolase yields the protein MLLHTHCTGSGDPIVLIHGLFGSYENLGIIARSLAEHYHVINIDVRNHGQSPHSEQMTYALMAEDVAETLDHLGLSKVSILGHSMGGKIAMAFALAHPERVDKLILADIAPVAYPARHQQILAGLSAVPLSQIQSRSDADKHLAHYINELGVRQFLLKSLAIQDDHYSWRFNLAALTEQYSKINGELDQKGSFTGECLFIKGELSDYILAEHKSQILAQFPKAQVKTIQGTGHWLHAEKPAIFSRLVQDFLSA
- a CDS encoding DUF2788 domain-containing protein translates to MAFEQIETLGLWLGLFILYAFIVMAILDVLKKSNAPKFGRFFVWLVLFLSPLVFIIKSVVPFFLE
- the ybfE gene encoding LexA regulated protein; protein product: MAKIATDRTTIDLFAQDKRPGRPKTNPLPRTEQLKLNKRNQIKRDRSKGLKRIEFKVSDKLYEQLSQHASDADMTRSAYIEHILTQMLTR
- the fldA gene encoding flavodoxin FldA is translated as MATVGIFFGSDTGNTEHIAKMIQKELGKHLFDVRDIAKSSKEDIAAFDLILFGIPTWYYGEAQCDWDDFFPDLEQVDFTNKLVAIFGCGDQEDYAEYFLDAMGTLRDIIEPKGAIIVGQWPTASYNFVASKGLADEDHFVGLGIDEDRQPELTEQRVKDWCKQIYEELSLKEFEGL
- a CDS encoding DUF4442 domain-containing protein, with amino-acid sequence MKWLFKSAVMRRLINCWPPFFFSGIKIVKLDQDYRYCKVELKSRPWTKNINRSQYGGSMFSMTDPIYPLMLMGVLGNKYFVWDRQAEINFLQPGKGKLFAEFYLTEDRLQQISQATAEGEKYFPQFRIDIKDDKGNVVCEVLRTLYVRKKSQYRPN